One Vigna unguiculata cultivar IT97K-499-35 chromosome 7, ASM411807v1, whole genome shotgun sequence genomic region harbors:
- the LOC114191004 gene encoding FAD synthetase 1, chloroplastic-like, protein MLGGSVSRAISHHFRDCDLHFHFTLTYCTFQTFHLSSPRPLKPCWPDTAITHKHTRVPSNFRCFGTPSKPPGEIPLLFDCFSQQEDEREILSDGTSPVAGGIVALGKFDALHIGHRELAIQASKAGPPFLLSFVGMDKVLGWEPRAPIVAKCDRKRVLSSWVPHCCNTVPEEFQVEFSSVRHLSPRQFVEKLSQELRVRGVVAGENYRFGYKAAGDALELVKLCEEYGMEAYIIKSVMDKNRCSADMNSITNSKEKGQVSSTRVREALSVGDVRYVSELLGRPHRLILMATDQERFSCEQHKISAPRSCTLNLAPKEGLYEKCSLLLDQENVVQCRVVIDSKFVHIETDYGGLSDNFGSQNLQFLHIEFGDSCT, encoded by the exons ATGTTGGGTGGTAGCGTCTCTCGTGCTATTTCCCACCATTTTCGAGACTGCGACCTCCATTTTCACTTCACACTCACTTACTGTACTTTTCAAACTTTCCACCTTTCGTCCCCACGGCCCCTGAAACCTTGTTGGCCGGACACCGCCATTACTCACAAGCACACCAGAGTGCCGTCAAATTTCCGATGTTTTGGCACCCCCTCAAAGCCCCCTGGAGAAATTCCTCTCCTTTTCGATTGTTTCAG CCAACAAGAAGATGAACGTGAAATTCTCTCTGATGGAACATCTCCTGTGGCAG GTGGAATTGTAGCATTGGGAAAGTTTGATGCTCTGCACATAGGTCATCGTGAACTCGCAATTCAAGCATCAAAGGCTGGACCTccatttcttttatcatttgttGGCATGGATAAAGTACTTGGTTGGGAGCCTAG GGCTCCTATAGTTGCCAAATGTGACCGGAAGCGAGTTCTTTCTTCTTGGGTTCCTCATTGCTGTAACACAGTCCCAGAAGAGTTTCAGGTTGAATTCTCAAGTGTGCGACATCTCAGTCCACGACAATTTGTTGAAAAGTTATCGCAAGAGCTCAGGGTTCGAGGAGTTGTTGCTG GTGAGAACTACCGGTTTGGGTACAAAGCCGCTGGTGATGCATTGGAGTTAGTAAAGCTTTGTGAAGAGTATGGAATGGAAGCTTACATAATCAAATCTGTCATGGACAAGAATCGTTGCTCTGCAGACATGAACTCTATCACTAACTCGAAAGAGAAGGGACAGGTGTCGTCCACACGTGTTCGCGAAGCCCTTTCTGTCGGGGACGTGAGGTATGTGTCAGAGCTTTTGGGTAGGCCACACCGTCTCATATTAATGGCCACTGACCAAGAAAGATTCAGTTGTGAGCAGCATAAGATATCTGCTCCTAGATCATGCACATTGAATCTAGCACCAAAGGAAGGTTTATATGAGAAGTGTTCACTTTTGCTTGATCAGGAAAATGTTGTGCAGTGTAGAGTAGTTATTGACAGCAAGTTTGTGCATATCGAAACAGATTACGGAGGTCTGAGTGATAATTTTGGTTCTCAAAATTTGCAGTTCTTGCATATTGAATTTGGCGATTCCTGCACCTGA